The uncultured Desulfobulbus sp. genome window below encodes:
- a CDS encoding tetratricopeptide repeat protein yields MQSRLVFLVSSVLVLLLLATGPVSASDLPVQSRLVLAKVAPLMKAKAYSKAIGMLEPALAKKETRHAELAFALGNCRMLSGQIKGAIKAYSLAVQLDPKHASGWLNLARAQYESKAYTEAGQSFARAYGLEKSKKAQTLYFSAASYQQGGSYQRAIAAYERLFSAHKRSLKAQWREQYIHVLVDGGQRKKALPLIREQISRSSGEQKTRWQEVLLSLYMRFNMHKEGAELARQLIEEHPQQAKWWKALTHTQLAANRYEDGLAALVGYSMLEPLNTREKQLLADLYLQNGIPAKAAPLYSQLLRAKSDAQIVQRLALSYRQLDQSEKALAVLRNSDKLKSKPNLLMLEGEICYRLKRFAEASTSYQAAASIKGRHQGQSWLMAGYSAMQNHDYQASRKALAQAVHYDRAKKAATLALAQIDQQMIP; encoded by the coding sequence ATGCAATCTCGACTCGTCTTTTTGGTCTCAAGTGTGCTCGTGCTGCTGCTCCTCGCCACTGGTCCTGTATCGGCAAGTGACCTACCTGTTCAGTCTCGTCTGGTCTTGGCCAAGGTGGCGCCTTTGATGAAGGCAAAAGCATACAGCAAGGCCATAGGAATGCTTGAGCCAGCCTTGGCCAAGAAGGAAACACGCCATGCAGAACTGGCCTTTGCCCTGGGTAACTGCCGAATGCTCAGCGGCCAGATCAAAGGGGCGATCAAAGCCTATTCCCTTGCGGTACAGCTTGACCCCAAACATGCCAGTGGTTGGTTGAACCTGGCCCGTGCCCAGTATGAGAGCAAGGCCTATACAGAGGCCGGCCAGAGTTTTGCACGGGCCTATGGGCTGGAAAAATCCAAGAAAGCGCAAACCCTCTATTTCAGTGCAGCCTCCTACCAGCAGGGAGGCAGCTATCAACGGGCCATCGCTGCCTATGAGCGACTTTTTTCCGCTCATAAACGCTCCCTCAAAGCCCAGTGGCGTGAGCAGTATATCCATGTCCTGGTCGACGGTGGTCAACGCAAAAAAGCCCTGCCGTTGATTCGGGAGCAGATTAGTCGCAGCTCGGGAGAGCAAAAGACACGCTGGCAGGAGGTGCTGCTCTCGTTGTACATGCGCTTCAACATGCACAAAGAGGGAGCCGAGCTTGCCCGCCAACTCATCGAAGAACATCCCCAGCAGGCCAAATGGTGGAAGGCGCTGACCCATACCCAGCTTGCGGCCAACAGATACGAAGACGGACTGGCCGCCCTGGTTGGCTACTCCATGCTGGAGCCATTAAATACCCGGGAAAAACAACTTTTGGCCGATCTCTATCTGCAAAACGGTATCCCCGCCAAGGCAGCGCCCCTCTACAGCCAGTTACTTCGAGCCAAGAGCGATGCCCAAATTGTGCAACGACTCGCCTTGAGCTACCGTCAGTTGGATCAATCCGAAAAGGCGCTTGCGGTCCTGCGCAATTCAGACAAGCTGAAGAGCAAACCCAATTTGCTGATGCTGGAAGGAGAAATATGCTACCGGCTGAAACGCTTTGCTGAGGCAAGCACCAGTTATCAGGCAGCGGCAAGTATCAAAGGGCGGCATCAGGGCCAGTCATGGCTTATGGCTGGGTACTCGGCCATGCAGAACCATGATTATCAGGCAAGTCGCAAGGCGCTAGCGCAAGCAGTGCACTATGATCGGGCGAAGAAGGCCGCGACGCTGGCGCTTGCGCAGATTGATCAGCAAATGATTCCCTAA